A stretch of the Sphingobacterium thalpophilum genome encodes the following:
- a CDS encoding organic hydroperoxide resistance protein, which produces MSNIEKVLYTAKTRTIGGRAGSAKSSDEKLDIVLSAPGSSGKGTNPEQLFAAGWSACYIGALGLAAKKLGTILPKETFVDAEIDLGMTGEAYLLQARLYISLPGIDKAIAEQLIQLAHQTCPYSKATRGNINVSTTLI; this is translated from the coding sequence ATGAGTAACATCGAAAAAGTATTGTACACAGCAAAAACCCGCACAATTGGCGGTAGAGCAGGAAGCGCTAAAAGTAGCGACGAAAAATTGGACATTGTACTTTCAGCACCGGGATCATCTGGCAAAGGAACTAATCCTGAGCAGCTTTTTGCAGCTGGCTGGTCAGCCTGTTATATCGGTGCGCTAGGGCTGGCGGCAAAAAAACTAGGAACAATATTGCCCAAAGAAACGTTTGTGGATGCGGAGATAGATTTAGGAATGACAGGTGAGGCCTACCTATTACAGGCTAGGTTATATATCAGCCTTCCCGGAATTGATAAAGCCATTGCGGAGCAGCTTATCCAGCTTGCCCACCAGACCTGTCCATATTCCAAGGCAACAAGAGGCAATATCAACGTTTCCACAACACTCATCTAA
- a CDS encoding alpha/beta fold hydrolase — MKAITKFTITGVLCAALFSTMANSCRNDNDFPTDQEAIVVNHNNAKTKFINVKGTDFAYRSWGKEWGTPLVLLPGTGGSMDDWDPAVTDGLAKQYQLIIFDNKGVASSKGNTPSTVQAMANDAIDFIKAMNLGKVNIMGFSMGGFVAQRIVLTEPALINKIILVDSGPKGAIGLANLPNIIAGSAGLSPEQSYLKFGFTDSQVSISAGKASYARVHLRTIDRDLALSDATSAAQFTAVLAWAQPDPEALNEIKNIKKPVLIVHGDKDLPISVQNAYNMKQNLENATLLEFADSGHAAFYQNYEAFLGKAVAFLAK, encoded by the coding sequence TGCCGCAACGACAATGATTTCCCAACTGATCAGGAGGCGATAGTGGTGAATCATAACAACGCAAAGACAAAATTTATCAATGTAAAAGGAACCGATTTCGCCTACCGGAGCTGGGGGAAAGAGTGGGGGACTCCTTTGGTATTATTGCCCGGGACCGGAGGTTCTATGGATGACTGGGATCCGGCAGTGACTGATGGACTGGCTAAGCAATACCAATTGATCATATTCGATAATAAAGGCGTTGCCTCGTCCAAAGGAAATACTCCCAGCACGGTACAGGCAATGGCCAACGATGCCATTGATTTTATCAAAGCCATGAATCTTGGGAAAGTCAATATTATGGGGTTCTCCATGGGGGGATTTGTGGCACAAAGAATCGTTCTGACCGAGCCTGCACTGATCAATAAAATTATTTTAGTCGATAGCGGACCTAAAGGTGCGATCGGCCTTGCCAACTTGCCGAATATTATCGCTGGAAGTGCAGGGCTAAGCCCAGAACAATCCTATCTGAAATTCGGATTTACGGATTCACAGGTAAGCATTTCGGCGGGTAAAGCCTCCTATGCCCGGGTGCATTTGCGTACCATTGACCGTGATCTTGCACTGAGCGATGCAACATCCGCTGCGCAATTTACCGCTGTACTAGCCTGGGCTCAGCCTGACCCAGAGGCGCTTAATGAGATCAAAAACATCAAAAAACCTGTGTTAATTGTTCACGGTGATAAGGATCTTCCCATCTCCGTGCAGAATGCGTACAATATGAAACAGAATTTAGAAAATGCCACACTTTTAGAGTTTGCTGATTCGGGTCACGCAGCTTTCTATCAGAATTATGAAGCATTTTTGGGAAAAGCAGTCGCATTTTTGGCTAAATAG